In a single window of the Gracilimonas sp. genome:
- a CDS encoding M20/M25/M40 family metallo-hydrolase, which translates to MSEQNVSRIIQTLSSDQMKGRHAFGSGIDNAADFISAEFDQIGLSTLPDHDSYRQEFNIYALKPKQALVSVNNKELGDQHYFGLTNAEMVNWTPENSDVHYISEQDNYRDKFGEYSSDDQSSVIIVDKEHEKWFHRYRTYFTRSNRTFELDSKPNDVFILFDGKIDSYDITLENNIKSQTLSNVVGKIEGKRENEIVLFTAHYDHIGVVSAVDEDSIANGANDNASGVSAVIELARYFQKMPKPERTLYFVGFTAEEVGGYGSKFFSRQLNPDKITAMFNIEMIGKPAVEGPNSAWITGFDKSTFGEILQNSVSDSNFVFYPDPYPNQNLFYRSDNATLAKLGVPAHTISTTPIDVDQDYHNVTDEFSTLNILHTTNTIKAIAKAAKVIISAEQTPTRITNEEENLTSNN; encoded by the coding sequence GTGTCAGAACAAAATGTATCTCGCATTATTCAAACCTTAAGTTCTGACCAAATGAAAGGTCGGCATGCTTTTGGAAGTGGAATTGATAATGCCGCTGATTTTATTTCTGCAGAGTTTGATCAAATCGGACTTTCTACCCTGCCTGATCATGACAGCTACAGACAGGAATTCAATATCTATGCGTTGAAACCAAAACAGGCCCTGGTTTCGGTTAATAACAAAGAATTAGGAGATCAGCATTACTTTGGACTTACCAATGCTGAAATGGTTAACTGGACCCCTGAAAACTCTGATGTCCATTACATATCTGAACAGGATAATTATCGTGATAAGTTTGGTGAATATTCTTCCGATGATCAATCATCGGTTATCATTGTTGATAAAGAGCATGAAAAATGGTTCCATCGTTATCGAACCTATTTTACCCGGTCAAACCGCACGTTCGAACTCGACTCAAAACCCAATGACGTATTCATTCTTTTTGACGGTAAAATTGACTCTTATGATATTACCTTAGAAAACAATATTAAAAGTCAGACCCTTTCCAATGTAGTCGGAAAGATTGAGGGGAAGCGCGAAAATGAGATCGTTCTTTTTACTGCTCACTATGACCATATCGGAGTAGTTTCAGCCGTTGATGAGGATTCAATAGCAAATGGTGCAAATGATAATGCCTCTGGGGTTTCTGCTGTAATAGAGCTGGCACGTTATTTTCAGAAAATGCCTAAACCCGAACGAACGCTTTATTTTGTGGGGTTCACAGCAGAAGAAGTAGGTGGTTACGGCTCTAAGTTTTTTTCCAGGCAGTTAAATCCTGATAAAATCACAGCTATGTTTAACATAGAAATGATTGGTAAACCAGCCGTTGAAGGGCCAAACTCTGCATGGATAACTGGTTTTGATAAATCCACCTTTGGAGAAATTCTTCAGAACTCTGTATCTGACTCCAACTTTGTATTTTATCCTGATCCTTACCCAAATCAGAACCTATTTTATCGTTCTGATAATGCGACTCTTGCCAAATTAGGTGTCCCGGCTCATACAATAAGCACAACACCTATCGATGTTGATCAGGATTATCATAACGTTACCGATGAGTTTAGTACGTTAAACATCTTACACACTACCAACACTATAAAAGCAATTGCCAAAGCTGCAAAAGTGATCATTTCAGCAGAGCAAACTCCGACCCGCATTACCAACGAAGAAGAAAATTTAACTTCTAACAACTAG
- a CDS encoding cold shock domain-containing protein, producing MEYGKIKWFDGQKGFGFIKPENGEKDVFVHRNNVENLGFNEDINDGEEVEFAVEETDKGLSAVDVYLLE from the coding sequence ATGGAATACGGTAAAATTAAATGGTTTGACGGCCAAAAAGGATTTGGTTTCATTAAACCTGAAAATGGTGAAAAAGATGTCTTTGTTCACCGAAACAACGTCGAAAACCTCGGGTTTAACGAGGATATCAACGACGGTGAAGAAGTTGAATTTGCTGTTGAAGAAACAGACAAAGGACTTAGCGCAGTAGATGTATATCTGCTCGAATGA
- a CDS encoding saccharopine dehydrogenase NADP-binding domain-containing protein — MIDKPFDLILIGATGFTGKRAAHYLKKHAPESFKWGIAARNPDKVTALSHELNIPDDRCFIVDNLNKRKVEEVVQKAKIIITTAGPFSLYGENVISACATYGTHYLDITGEVGFIKEMTIKYEKDAENSGALLIPFSGFDSVPADITSYLLQKEFDHPEKLSIKSYYSISGGFNGGTIATMLNKFETGEYKKMNDPSLLLNGDNVQQIHTPKDVQFFGFDTAIKRWSAPFIMGAINSKVVYKTADLMRIQGIPYAESISYSEHSTLGKWYNPLPFLVVSTIVLSITFFGPYKWFRHLLQKIMPAPGEGPSEEQIENGYFKLRAIARNEKGQKASLKMRYPGDPGNKSTVFFLCESALCLAENSDKLKSQSGIKTPISALGNLLVKRLSKRGLMITLAKE, encoded by the coding sequence ATGATTGATAAACCATTTGATCTCATCCTTATTGGAGCAACCGGATTTACCGGCAAACGGGCTGCTCATTATCTCAAAAAACATGCCCCGGAATCTTTCAAATGGGGGATTGCCGCCAGAAATCCAGATAAAGTCACAGCACTATCCCATGAATTGAATATCCCGGATGATCGGTGCTTTATCGTCGATAACCTTAATAAAAGAAAGGTTGAGGAAGTTGTTCAAAAAGCAAAGATAATCATTACTACAGCTGGTCCATTTTCACTGTATGGAGAAAATGTAATTTCAGCATGTGCCACCTATGGAACTCATTACCTGGATATAACCGGAGAAGTGGGCTTTATTAAAGAAATGACCATCAAATACGAAAAGGATGCTGAAAATAGCGGAGCTCTTCTGATTCCTTTTTCCGGCTTCGATTCTGTACCTGCCGACATCACTTCTTATCTGCTGCAAAAAGAATTTGATCATCCCGAAAAGCTAAGCATCAAAAGCTATTATTCAATTAGTGGAGGATTCAATGGCGGCACAATCGCTACGATGCTGAACAAGTTTGAAACCGGTGAGTACAAAAAAATGAATGATCCTTCATTATTACTGAATGGTGACAATGTTCAGCAAATACATACTCCCAAAGACGTTCAGTTTTTTGGGTTTGACACCGCTATAAAACGCTGGTCGGCACCGTTTATCATGGGAGCTATTAATTCCAAGGTAGTTTATAAAACAGCCGATTTAATGAGAATTCAGGGCATACCTTATGCTGAAAGCATCTCTTACAGCGAGCACTCTACCCTTGGTAAATGGTATAATCCCCTCCCTTTTTTAGTGGTATCAACAATTGTGCTTTCTATAACTTTTTTTGGGCCCTATAAATGGTTCAGACATCTACTCCAAAAAATAATGCCTGCACCAGGAGAGGGGCCTTCTGAAGAACAGATTGAAAATGGGTATTTCAAGCTGCGAGCTATTGCCCGAAATGAAAAAGGACAAAAGGCTTCTTTGAAAATGAGGTATCCTGGTGATCCGGGAAATAAATCTACCGTATTCTTTTTATGTGAATCAGCTCTCTGCTTAGCTGAAAACTCAGACAAACTGAAGTCACAATCGGGAATTAAAACCCCTATATCGGCATTGGGTAATTTACTTGTCAAACGACTTTCGAAACGTGGACTAATGATAACACTAGCTAAAGAATGA
- a CDS encoding S1/P1 nuclease yields MKKLLTLLSIFALGFTSTANEALRWGQIGHRATGHVAEQYLTDKAASEVKRVLGNQSLAEVSVWMDEVRSDDAYDFMAPWHYVTIPEGETYETVEKAEGGDIIWALEKVVKELKEGNLTQKQEEENLKILVHLVGDLHQPLHVGNGTDRGGNDVRLQWFWSNSNLHRVWDSEMIDDKQLSFTELSDFINHPSDQQIKKWQSTSIRDWAYESQALLPQVYDFPEDKELSYEYSYKNWDTVEERLVKAGVRMAGLINEIYE; encoded by the coding sequence ATGAAAAAGCTCCTTACCCTTTTATCCATATTTGCTTTAGGATTTACCTCAACCGCTAATGAAGCTCTTCGCTGGGGACAAATTGGTCACCGTGCCACCGGGCATGTTGCAGAGCAATACCTCACGGATAAAGCTGCATCAGAAGTAAAAAGAGTGTTAGGGAATCAATCACTCGCCGAAGTAAGTGTCTGGATGGATGAAGTTCGCTCTGACGATGCTTATGATTTTATGGCACCATGGCATTATGTAACCATACCTGAAGGCGAAACCTATGAAACGGTAGAGAAAGCCGAAGGTGGTGATATCATTTGGGCGTTGGAAAAGGTGGTTAAAGAGCTGAAGGAAGGCAATCTCACCCAAAAACAAGAAGAGGAAAATCTGAAGATACTCGTTCACCTTGTTGGTGATTTGCATCAACCACTTCATGTGGGTAATGGAACCGATCGTGGTGGAAATGATGTCCGGTTACAGTGGTTCTGGAGCAACTCGAACCTGCATCGTGTGTGGGATAGTGAAATGATAGATGACAAACAACTTAGCTTCACAGAGCTTTCTGATTTTATAAACCACCCTTCAGACCAGCAAATCAAAAAATGGCAAAGTACCTCTATCAGAGACTGGGCTTATGAATCGCAAGCTTTGCTTCCACAGGTATATGATTTCCCGGAAGACAAGGAACTAAGCTACGAATACTCCTACAAGAACTGGGATACTGTAGAGGAACGATTGGTAAAAGCAGGTGTTCGAATGGCCGGTTTGATAAATGAGATTTATGAGTGA
- a CDS encoding ATP-binding protein, which translates to MQISGRNLYSIVCIWVLFLLYSTPSIGQPLAERGVIDLSVVDFQEQKSIQLNGEWGFYWKKLVPPEKVNIDSSTSFVDFPHLWNEDPELSSYGYATYNLTILKPKDHPPLSLTIPDLYTAYTLYINGEEVSRNGQVATSRETYTPFWLPQTVSIDHFTSDTLQMVLHVSNFRHSKGGIRLPIKLGTEEFLERERTIEIGFILLLTGCLFMIGLFFMGLYLFGRHEVPMLYFAFVCFFFSYRIFGTELYPLHYLFPYLPWILTIKAEYFSLYFTAAIFCLFVQKLYPQETSKRIIYTFAAIFGVLSLITLLFPPFYFTSLINLFFGAIPVALAYITWIYIKAALNKREGAGFALASVVMVFTVFMHNLLEYLTLVEENLLLNFIGFFSFFFLQSLILSYRFTNSLSRARVKAEEAAKTKSQFLSTMSHEIRTPLNAVIGLSDLLLESNSEQEKQEFAQNIKQSGENLLDIINNILDYSKFESAGIEPILHPVNIRQAIKEILNMLSPLSSGKNISISLEITRDTPMWCVTDETHFKQILINLIGNAIKFTSEGKISILVRPNSNFDKPGNLLFEITDTGTGISEKDAHRLFKSFTQVDSSRTRKHGGTGLGLVISKKLVEALGGDIWFESEAGQGTSFFFTIKAEETEPDEQNKEDFKYADHDSGTDLNALKILVVEDNFMNQKVITSILSKNNLNPDIATNGQEALKQLHSKTYDLVFMDMEMPVMDGIEATKQIRNTLPEHKQPIIIAMTANAFFEDRERCIKAGMNDFLSKPISVEMVKSSLKKWFS; encoded by the coding sequence ATGCAAATAAGCGGCCGTAATCTATACAGCATAGTCTGTATCTGGGTTCTATTTTTATTATACAGTACACCATCAATAGGTCAACCACTCGCTGAGAGAGGCGTAATTGATTTATCTGTTGTTGACTTTCAGGAACAAAAATCTATTCAATTGAATGGAGAATGGGGTTTTTATTGGAAAAAACTTGTTCCACCTGAAAAGGTAAATATCGACTCATCAACGTCTTTTGTAGACTTTCCTCATCTCTGGAATGAAGATCCTGAACTATCTTCTTATGGATACGCCACCTACAACTTAACCATCCTCAAACCTAAAGACCATCCGCCGCTATCACTAACCATACCTGATCTATATACTGCTTATACCCTTTATATAAACGGCGAGGAAGTTTCACGAAATGGTCAGGTGGCCACTAGCAGAGAGACCTATACTCCTTTTTGGTTGCCTCAAACTGTTTCTATTGACCATTTTACTTCCGATACGCTGCAGATGGTTTTGCATGTATCTAATTTCAGACACAGCAAAGGTGGTATACGTTTACCCATAAAATTAGGGACAGAAGAATTTCTTGAGCGCGAACGAACAATCGAAATCGGTTTTATCCTTCTTTTAACCGGTTGCCTTTTTATGATTGGGCTTTTCTTTATGGGGCTTTACCTATTTGGCCGGCATGAGGTCCCTATGCTATATTTTGCTTTTGTTTGTTTCTTCTTCAGCTATCGCATTTTTGGAACTGAACTCTACCCCCTTCACTATTTATTCCCATACCTGCCCTGGATACTCACCATTAAAGCTGAGTACTTTTCGCTTTACTTTACAGCAGCCATTTTCTGTCTTTTTGTACAGAAATTATATCCTCAGGAAACTTCAAAAAGGATCATCTATACCTTTGCAGCAATTTTTGGAGTTTTGTCGCTCATTACTCTTCTCTTCCCTCCGTTCTATTTCACATCTCTGATCAACTTGTTTTTTGGTGCTATTCCGGTGGCCCTCGCTTACATTACCTGGATTTATATAAAAGCTGCTTTAAATAAAAGAGAAGGTGCTGGTTTTGCGCTGGCTAGTGTGGTTATGGTTTTCACTGTTTTTATGCACAATCTTCTGGAGTATCTAACGCTGGTTGAAGAAAACCTTCTACTCAATTTCATTGGGTTTTTCTCCTTCTTCTTTTTGCAATCGCTGATTCTTTCCTATCGGTTTACAAATTCCTTAAGTCGGGCAAGGGTTAAAGCAGAAGAAGCAGCCAAAACCAAGAGTCAGTTTCTGTCTACCATGAGCCATGAAATCAGAACTCCTCTGAATGCGGTGATTGGGTTATCTGATTTACTGCTTGAATCAAACTCGGAACAGGAAAAGCAGGAGTTTGCACAAAACATCAAGCAAAGTGGTGAAAACCTGCTCGATATCATCAATAACATCCTGGACTACTCTAAATTTGAATCTGCAGGAATTGAACCCATTTTGCACCCTGTCAATATCAGGCAGGCAATTAAAGAAATATTGAATATGCTTTCTCCGCTTTCATCCGGAAAAAACATTTCTATTTCTCTGGAAATAACTCGAGACACTCCTATGTGGTGTGTCACTGATGAAACACACTTTAAGCAAATACTGATCAATCTTATTGGAAATGCGATTAAGTTCACCTCTGAAGGTAAAATCTCCATACTTGTCCGGCCCAATTCAAACTTCGATAAACCGGGTAACTTATTATTTGAAATTACTGACACAGGGACTGGTATTTCAGAAAAAGATGCTCACCGGCTCTTTAAAAGCTTCACTCAGGTAGATTCCAGCCGAACACGCAAGCATGGAGGAACCGGTTTGGGACTTGTTATTAGCAAAAAACTGGTAGAGGCTCTTGGTGGTGATATTTGGTTTGAAAGCGAAGCAGGTCAGGGAACATCATTTTTCTTCACTATAAAAGCTGAAGAAACTGAACCTGATGAACAGAATAAAGAAGATTTTAAATATGCAGATCATGATTCAGGTACAGATCTAAATGCGCTTAAAATTTTAGTTGTCGAAGATAATTTTATGAATCAAAAAGTGATCACCAGCATACTCAGTAAAAATAATCTAAATCCTGATATTGCCACCAATGGACAGGAAGCACTTAAACAGCTTCATTCGAAAACCTACGACTTGGTTTTTATGGACATGGAAATGCCTGTTATGGATGGTATTGAGGCTACCAAACAAATCAGAAATACCCTGCCTGAACATAAACAACCAATTATAATTGCGATGACCGCCAACGCTTTTTTTGAAGATCGCGAACGTTGCATAAAAGCTGGCATGAATGACTTTTTATCCAAGCCCATCTCAGTTGAAATGGTAAAATCCTCTCTTAAAAAATGGTTCTCATAA
- a CDS encoding carboxypeptidase has protein sequence MGVSQAVSVAPDSSPTERVSKVDWSKTSDHQVTIKGKKIPYTTTVGNQPVWNEEGKPIATLFYTYYERSDIKNKERRPLVFSFNGGPGSASVWMHIGYTGPKKLKIDDEGFPIQPYGVEDNPHSILDVADIVFVNPVNVAFSRIIDSETDRSEFFGVNADIEYLADWINTFVNRQNRWPSPKYLIGESYGTTRVSGLANELQSSYWMYLNGVILVSPTGLGVEREGAVEDATALPYYAATAWYHNALGSELQSKDLDEILPEVEAFAIDEFIPALAKGGFLEETEKRRIAEKVSEYSGLSVQSILDRNLRISTSFFWKELLRDQGLTVGRLDSRYRGVDRENAGERYDYDPALTAWNHAFTPAINHYLRSELGYETDLQYWTFGPVHPWNRSGDNTGEDLRSAMAENPFLHTLIQSGYYDGGTNYFDAKYTMWNMDPSGRLKDRLSFKGYRSGHMMYLRAEDLATSNEDIRVFIENSIPEEGMPARY, from the coding sequence ATGGGTGTTAGCCAGGCTGTAAGCGTGGCCCCCGATTCTTCCCCAACTGAACGGGTATCCAAAGTAGACTGGTCCAAGACCTCTGACCATCAGGTTACTATCAAAGGCAAGAAGATTCCTTATACAACCACCGTCGGTAACCAACCAGTATGGAATGAGGAAGGAAAACCAATAGCCACTTTATTTTATACTTATTACGAGCGTTCAGATATAAAAAATAAAGAGCGTCGCCCATTGGTTTTTTCATTTAACGGAGGCCCGGGTTCGGCATCTGTGTGGATGCACATTGGTTATACCGGACCTAAAAAACTGAAAATTGATGACGAAGGTTTTCCTATTCAACCCTACGGAGTAGAAGATAATCCACATTCTATTTTGGACGTTGCTGATATTGTTTTTGTGAATCCGGTAAATGTGGCTTTCTCCCGTATCATTGATTCTGAAACAGATCGTTCTGAGTTTTTTGGCGTGAACGCTGATATTGAGTACCTGGCCGACTGGATCAATACATTTGTAAACCGGCAGAATCGCTGGCCTTCCCCAAAATACCTTATTGGTGAAAGCTATGGTACAACTCGTGTATCCGGTTTGGCTAATGAGCTTCAGTCTTCTTACTGGATGTATCTGAATGGAGTGATTTTAGTTTCTCCAACCGGACTTGGTGTTGAGAGAGAGGGGGCAGTAGAAGATGCTACCGCTTTGCCATACTATGCCGCAACAGCCTGGTACCATAATGCCCTGGGCAGTGAACTGCAAAGTAAAGATCTGGATGAAATTCTTCCCGAAGTGGAAGCTTTTGCTATTGATGAATTTATACCTGCACTTGCTAAAGGTGGATTCTTAGAAGAGACAGAAAAAAGACGTATTGCAGAAAAAGTATCTGAATATTCGGGATTATCGGTACAATCTATTCTGGACCGGAATCTGCGAATCTCAACTTCATTTTTCTGGAAAGAGTTACTCAGAGATCAGGGTTTGACGGTTGGCCGACTCGATTCTCGTTACCGCGGAGTGGACCGTGAAAATGCGGGTGAGCGCTACGATTACGACCCTGCTTTAACGGCCTGGAATCATGCATTTACACCTGCAATCAACCACTATCTCCGGAGTGAACTTGGTTATGAAACCGATCTGCAGTACTGGACTTTTGGACCGGTTCACCCATGGAATCGTAGTGGAGATAACACCGGAGAAGATCTAAGATCAGCAATGGCTGAAAACCCATTTCTTCACACCTTGATACAATCTGGTTATTATGACGGTGGTACTAATTACTTCGATGCGAAATACACCATGTGGAATATGGATCCCAGTGGCAGATTAAAAGATCGCCTTTCATTTAAAGGCTACCGAAGTGGACATATGATGTACCTGCGCGCTGAAGACCTGGCTACTTCCAATGAAGACATCCGGGTATTCATAGAAAACTCCATTCCGGAAGAAGGAATGCCTGCAAGGTATTGA
- a CDS encoding aspartyl protease family protein yields the protein MSAYKKLSGYRSLVSGILVLFSAFFIDEKQICAQNTVLSETEKTTFNINGRPDRPVIVPFELINNLIIIEASVNGSVPLKFIVDTGVSNTLISSLPNGEEVFLESSRTVTLSGLGEGEPVEAFYADQNKLNIGRIEGNNVEILFLKTDIFKLSSLMGTYVHGLIGYDLFSQYAVEIDYQNKKLVLYDPVEFEEKFEELPKHRKWFKLPIHIEQKKPYIELDFKHNPGVSYTQIRLLIDSGSSNAFSLYTMTHDSIVVPQSNISTLIGVGLSGNVNGYLGRVQKMKLGSEYIFEQPVVAYPDSFAIRKAFELGDRNGSLGGEVLRRFKIIFHYKGGYILLRKNKDFGDDFNYNLSGIEVNTPVPNLPIYVISDIREGSPAQKDGVQVGDIIKYINGEAAARMNLNDVLNIFQKRQDSRIRLRVQRDSLYKSFRFKLENELKVDPKK from the coding sequence TTGTCGGCATATAAAAAGCTTAGCGGGTACCGGAGTTTAGTTTCGGGAATTTTGGTTTTGTTTTCGGCTTTTTTTATAGATGAAAAGCAAATATGTGCCCAAAATACGGTCTTAAGTGAAACTGAGAAAACTACATTTAATATAAATGGGAGACCTGATCGGCCGGTTATTGTTCCATTCGAGCTTATAAATAACCTGATTATTATAGAAGCCAGTGTAAATGGGTCAGTACCTTTGAAGTTTATAGTTGATACTGGCGTAAGCAACACACTTATAAGCTCCTTGCCAAATGGGGAAGAAGTTTTTCTGGAAAGCTCACGAACAGTTACTCTATCGGGTTTGGGTGAAGGAGAACCAGTTGAGGCTTTTTATGCTGATCAAAACAAACTTAATATTGGAAGGATTGAGGGAAATAATGTAGAAATTCTTTTTCTAAAGACGGATATTTTTAAGCTTTCCTCTTTAATGGGAACGTACGTTCATGGCTTAATCGGGTACGATTTATTTTCTCAATATGCAGTTGAAATTGATTATCAAAATAAAAAGTTGGTCTTATATGACCCAGTAGAATTTGAAGAGAAGTTTGAAGAACTACCCAAGCATCGAAAGTGGTTTAAGCTTCCAATTCATATTGAGCAAAAAAAACCATACATAGAACTCGATTTTAAGCATAATCCGGGAGTCTCGTATACTCAAATCCGGTTGTTGATTGATTCCGGATCAAGTAATGCTTTTTCCCTTTATACAATGACTCATGATAGCATTGTAGTTCCCCAATCAAATATCAGTACTCTTATTGGTGTAGGGCTGAGTGGAAACGTAAATGGCTACTTGGGTAGGGTTCAAAAAATGAAACTGGGAAGTGAATATATTTTTGAACAACCTGTTGTAGCTTACCCTGATAGTTTTGCCATACGTAAAGCTTTTGAGTTAGGTGACAGGAATGGAAGTCTTGGCGGAGAAGTGCTCCGTCGATTTAAAATTATTTTTCACTATAAGGGTGGTTATATACTACTAAGAAAAAATAAAGACTTTGGAGATGACTTTAATTACAACCTTAGTGGAATAGAAGTAAACACTCCTGTTCCGAATCTTCCAATTTATGTTATTTCCGATATAAGGGAAGGCTCTCCTGCTCAGAAGGATGGGGTTCAGGTTGGAGACATTATTAAGTACATAAATGGGGAGGCAGCAGCTCGTATGAATTTAAATGATGTGCTTAATATTTTTCAGAAAAGACAGGATTCGAGAATAAGACTTAGAGTTCAAAGAGACAGTTTATATAAAAGCTTTCGGTTTAAGCTAGAAAACGAGCTTAAGGTTGATCCTAAAAAATAA
- a CDS encoding cold shock domain-containing protein: MEYGKIKWFDAQKGFGFIEPENGGKDIFVHRNNIQNLGFEEGLADGEEVEFEVEETPKGLSAVEVSRVG; the protein is encoded by the coding sequence ATGGAATACGGTAAAATTAAATGGTTTGATGCACAAAAAGGTTTTGGTTTCATCGAACCTGAAAATGGTGGAAAAGATATTTTTGTTCACCGCAACAACATTCAAAACCTTGGATTTGAAGAGGGGCTTGCTGATGGTGAAGAAGTAGAATTCGAAGTCGAAGAAACTCCTAAAGGCCTTAGCGCTGTAGAAGTTTCAAGAGTCGGATAA
- a CDS encoding VOC family protein, whose translation MPDQYKVPAQTRIGHVHLKVSDLDQSLDFYCRLLGFELITTYGDQAAFISAGGYHHHIGLNTWQSLNAPPAPRKSTGLFHTAILYPTRKDLAEILQRLIDADYPLSGASDHGVSEALYLDDPDQNGVELYWDRPENEWPKNEDGSLNMFTKALDIQDLLAEID comes from the coding sequence ATGCCTGATCAATATAAAGTACCTGCTCAAACCCGAATTGGACACGTTCACCTGAAAGTATCTGATTTGGATCAATCACTGGATTTCTATTGCAGGTTGTTGGGCTTCGAGCTCATAACTACCTATGGTGATCAGGCTGCTTTTATTTCTGCGGGAGGCTATCATCATCACATTGGGTTAAATACCTGGCAGAGCTTAAATGCTCCTCCTGCCCCTCGAAAAAGTACGGGCCTTTTTCATACGGCTATCCTCTATCCCACCCGAAAAGATCTCGCTGAGATTTTACAACGGCTCATAGATGCTGATTACCCATTATCGGGAGCATCGGATCATGGGGTATCGGAAGCACTATATTTGGATGACCCCGACCAGAATGGGGTAGAACTATATTGGGACCGACCTGAAAATGAATGGCCAAAAAACGAAGATGGCTCGTTAAATATGTTTACAAAAGCTTTAGACATTCAGGATCTTCTAGCTGAAATTGACTAA
- a CDS encoding acyl-CoA desaturase yields the protein MSVEKVTFNNKIDKEFSRTVKKRVNEYFSENNLSQHANAAMVIKTIALLTLYFGAYALIITGQLSLGAMWVLCIAMGVGMAGIGFSVAHDALHGAYSSNNTVNYLLGLTFDLMGANGYIWKITHNIIHHTYTNIHGHDEDLEVAAFIRLSPHSKHKPVHRLQHILAFFAYSFATFFWVFVKDYWYFFKNPLGPYENKQHPISEWVTLVVTKVIYYGYTIALPLLLLDITWYHWLIGFMSLHLTAGFILGIIFQLAHVVEETMHPEPNEDNVIENHWAIHEMITTNNFARENKPLSWYIGGLNFQIEHHLFPKVCSIHYPQISYIVEETAKEFGIPYNHHPTFRQAVASHYRTLKNFGDPDFKWQPAEAV from the coding sequence GTGAGTGTAGAAAAGGTTACGTTCAATAATAAAATTGATAAAGAATTCAGCCGCACCGTCAAAAAAAGGGTGAACGAATATTTTTCAGAAAACAATCTATCTCAGCATGCAAATGCAGCTATGGTCATTAAGACTATAGCTTTGTTGACTCTTTATTTTGGAGCTTATGCATTAATCATAACCGGTCAGCTCTCCCTTGGTGCAATGTGGGTTCTTTGCATTGCCATGGGAGTTGGAATGGCTGGTATCGGCTTTTCTGTAGCTCACGATGCTCTTCATGGAGCCTACTCTTCCAACAACACGGTTAATTATCTGCTCGGCCTTACTTTTGATTTAATGGGTGCTAATGGCTACATCTGGAAAATTACCCATAACATTATTCATCACACCTACACGAATATTCACGGCCATGATGAAGACCTGGAGGTAGCCGCATTCATTCGCCTTTCTCCACATTCCAAGCACAAACCTGTACATCGCCTGCAGCATATTCTGGCGTTTTTTGCTTATAGTTTTGCCACCTTCTTCTGGGTTTTTGTTAAAGACTATTGGTACTTTTTTAAAAATCCTTTAGGTCCTTACGAAAATAAACAACACCCGATTTCTGAGTGGGTTACTTTGGTTGTGACAAAAGTCATTTATTATGGCTACACCATTGCCTTACCATTACTCCTATTGGATATCACCTGGTATCACTGGCTAATTGGATTTATGAGTCTCCACCTAACCGCTGGTTTTATTCTGGGGATTATTTTCCAACTTGCTCATGTAGTAGAAGAAACGATGCACCCTGAGCCCAACGAAGACAACGTTATTGAAAACCACTGGGCGATTCATGAAATGATTACAACCAATAATTTTGCCCGGGAAAACAAACCTCTGTCCTGGTACATCGGCGGACTTAATTTTCAGATTGAGCACCATCTCTTCCCAAAAGTGTGCAGTATTCATTATCCTCAAATCAGTTATATAGTAGAAGAAACAGCCAAAGAATTTGGCATTCCCTACAATCATCACCCGACGTTTCGCCAAGCCGTTGCTTCACACTATAGAACACTCAAAAACTTTGGGGATCCAGATTTTAAGTGGCAGCCAGCCGAAGCCGTTTAA